One genomic region from Quercus robur chromosome 4, dhQueRobu3.1, whole genome shotgun sequence encodes:
- the LOC126720769 gene encoding receptor-like protein 9DC3 isoform X1: protein MGRSTWKYQVFFLFCLILHSQLPFPSSLSSSLSSMPPCSALLHFSKSFSLDKSASAYDPSYPKTASWQEDKHCCTWDGVECDKNKSHVVGLDLTSSWLMGHFHSNSTLFFLPNLRRLNLADNNFNFSRIPSEIGNFKSLTHLNLSNSVFSGQIPFEISQLSSLVSLALSWNELLIETPVWKRVIGNLTQLRELILDRTNMSSIRPNSLMNLSSSLTTLSLRYCDLRGKLENNILFLPSIQTLDLSDNSFNGLLPSSLFNLPNLSTLDLRYNQLVGPLPNHVSGLNLVDLYLSSNFLNGTLPSWLFSMPSLETLYLNRNQFVGEIGEFKYNSLKDLDLGYNKLHGSIPRSVSRLVNLTSLSLSSNNLSIMLGSEMFSKLKNLETFDLSKNSVSINNNVAYALPNLQYLNLAYSNISEFPIFLRLTTNLQSLDLSNNQIYGRVPRWLGDVGKNSFNYVDLRNNLLQGPFPILNSSNLQFIFFSNNNLTGEIPSLICDAIYLRVLDLSHNNLRGMIPKCLVNFTALSVLDLRMNSIHGTIPTIFAKGNNFRNINLNGNQLEGPLPQSLVSCTDLEVLDLGNNKINGAFPYWLGSLQKLQVLVIRSNRFQGRIRNPKTKFPFPNLRIIDISNNQFNGPLPITYFEYLKAMMNVDESGVARSYMGDSYYQDSLNIMMKGQYIEMERVLTILTSIDFSNNSFGGEMPKIIGRFKSLKGLNFSYNNLIGYIPSSIGNLTNLEWLDLSFNKLSGEIPSQLTDLISLEVLKLSNNQLTGPIPSGNQFNTFNNDSYTENLGLCGFPLSKTCDNHKAKQQPPPTLQQDENLEHENGFCWQAVSIGYACGTIFGMFMGYLMFKIGKPKCLVRMVKLEQHILLRRLKKNAHKHGGRR, encoded by the exons ATGGGGCGTTCAACTTGGAAGTATCAAGTCTTCTTTTTGTTCTGTTTGATCTTGCATTCTCAACTTCCCTTTCCATcgtctctctcttcttccttgtcttcAATGCCACCATGCTCTGCTCTACTCCATTTTAGTAAGTCTTTTTCTCTTGACAAATCTGCTTCTGCCTATGATCCTTCTTATCCAAAAACAGCCAGTTGGCAGGAGGATAAGCACTGTTGCACTTGGGATGGGGTCGAGTGtgacaaaaacaaaagccaTGTGGTTGGCCTGGACCTTACTTCCAGCTGGCTTATGGGCCACTTTCATTCCAACAGTACCCTGTTTTTTCTTCCCAATCTCAGGAGGTTGAACCTCGCTGACAATAACTTCAATTTCTCCCGAATTCCTTCTGAGATTGGCAACTTTAAGAGTTTGACTCATCTTAACCTTTCTAATTCTGTATTTTCTGGCCAAATCCCGTTTGAAATCTCTCAGTTGTCTTCACTGGTTTCGCTTGCTCTTTCTTGGAATGAGCTATTAATCGAAACTCCAGTATGGAAAAGAGTCATTGGTAACCTAACTCAGTTAAGGGAACTTATTCTGGATAGGACAAATATGTCCTCAATTAGACCTAATTCTTTGATGAATCTATCCTCCTCTTTGACAACTCTTAGTCTCCGTTACTGTGACTTGCGGGGAAAACTCGAAAATAACATCCTCTTCCTTCCCAGTATACAAACCCTTGATCTGTCAGATAATAGTTTTAACG GTCTGTTGCCGTCATCACTATTCAACTTGCCGAATCTCTCAACTTTAGACCTTCGGTACAATCAACTTGTTGGTCCCCTTCCTAATCACGTAAGTGGTTTGAATCTAGTTGATCTCTATTTAAGTTCAAATTTCCTAAATGGAACACTGCCATCTTGGTTGTTCAGTATGCCATCTTTGGAGACTTTGTATCTTAATCGTAATCAGTTTGTTGGTGAGATTGGTGAATTCAAGTACAATTCATTGAAGGATCTTGATTTGGGTTATAATAAGCTACATGGCTCTATACCTAGGTCAGTATCTAGACTTGTGAACCTTACTAGCCTATCTCTCTCATCAAATAACTTGAGTATTATGTTGGGGTCTGAAATGTTTTCAAAGCTCAAAAATCTTGAGacttttgatttgtcaaaaaacTCAGTTAGCATCAATAATAATGTTGCCTATGCCCTGCCCAATCTTCAATATTTGAACTTGGCTTACTCCAATATCAGTGAATTCCCAATTTTCTTAAGACTGACAACAAATTTACAATCCTTAGACCTTTCCAATAACCAAATTTATGGTCGAGTTCCAAGATGGTTGGGGGATGTGGGGAAGAATTCATTTAATTATGTTGATCTTCGTAACAACTTGCTACAAGGACCATTTCCCATTCTAAATTCTTCCAATCTGCAATTTATCTTTTTCTCCAATAACAATTTAACAGGAGAAATCCCTTCTTTAATTTGCGATGCAATTTACCTTCGAGTTTTAGACTTGTCTCATAACAACTTAAGAGGCATGATTCCTAAGTGTTTGGTAAACTTTACTGCCCTCTCAGTGTTAGATTTGCGAATGAATAGCATTCATGGTACTATCCCTACAATATTTGCCAAAGGAAATAATTTTAGGAATATTAACCTTAATGGCAATCAATTGGAAGGGCCATTGCCGCAATCTTTGGTCAGTTGTACAGACTTGGAAGTTCTAGATCTTGGAAACAATAAGATAAATGGAGCCTTTCCTTACTGGTTGGGAAGTCTTCAGAAATTGCAAGTTCTTGTCATCAGATCAAACAGATTTCAAGGTCGTATTCGCAATCCTAAAACCAAATTTCCTTTCCCAAATTTGCGAATCATAGACATCTCTAACAATCAGTTTAATGGTCCTTTGCCAATaacatattttgaatatttgaaaGCCATGATGAATGTGGATGAAAGTGGAGTTGCAAGGTCATATATGGGAGATAGTTATTATCAAGATTCATTGAATATCATGATGAAAGGGCAGTATATTGAGATGGAGAGAGTCCTAACCATCTTAACAAGcattgatttttcaaacaatagtTTCGGAGGAGAGATGCCAAAGATAATTGGAAGGTTTAAATCACTCAAGGGGCTCAACTTTTCTTACAATAACCTTATAGGTTATATTCCATCATCAATTGGAAATTTGACCAATCTTGAATGGTTAGACCTCTCTTTCAACAAGCTCAGTGGGGAGATTCCAAGTCAATTGACAGATCTAATATCACTTGAAGTCTTAAAGCTATCAAATAACCAACTCACAGGACCCATACCTTCAGGAAATCAATTCAATACATTCAACAATGATTCGTACACCGAAAATTTGGGATTGTGTGGATTTCCATTGTCAAAAACATGCGACAACCACAAGGCAAAGCAACAACCACCACCTACCTTGCAACAAGATGAAAATTTAGAGCatgaaaatgggttttgttggCAAGCTGTATCCATTGGTTACGCATGTGGAACAATATTCGGAATGTTTATGGGATATCTTATGTTCAAAATTGGAAAACCAAAGTGCCTTGTGAGGATGGTCAAATTAGAGCAGCATATCCTACTCAGAAGATTGAAGAAGAATGCCCACAAACATGGTGGAAGAAGATAA